TGAGCCCAGTCACCCCGTTCCACCGCGATCCGCGGGAAAAAACCGAGCGCTTGTCCGCTTTCGCCCTCCCCATTTCGGTTTTTCGACAGTCTCGTTGATACTGTCGAATAAGCGAAGAAAACCCGGGCGCTTGTCCGCTTTCGCCCTCCCCAGTTCGGTTTTTCGACAGTCTCGTTGGGCGGCTCTGAAGTTTTCAATATTTTTGTCGGGAATTTGGAGGTAAAAAGTATGAAGATCGTCGTTATTGGTGGAAGCGGGCTTATCGGAACAAAGCTCGTACAGAAACTACACATGCGCGGTCATGAAACGATCGCCGCCTCTCCTTCTTCGGGTGTCAACACAATCACTGGAGCAGGATTAGACAAAGTATTGATGGATATTGAGGTTGTCATTGATGTTACAAACTCGCGGTCATTTGGGGATACAGCGATAATGAATTTTTTCGAGACATCGACCCGTAATCTCCTGACCGCCGAAGCAGCCGCTAATGTTAAACATCATGTCATCCTATCGGTTGCTGGCGCCAACCGCATGCCAGATAGCGGCTATATGCGTGCGAAGGTTGCTCAAGAAAATCTGGTACGTTCCTCTGCCAAGCCCTTTGCCATCTTGCGCGCAACTCAGTTCTTTGAATTCCTCGGAGTTATCGCAAACGCCAGTACCAATCAAGACATGGTGCGCTTGCCGCCAGCCTTCGTTCAGCCAGTTGCAGCAGTTGATGTTGCTGAAGCATTGGCTGACATTGCCGTCAGTCCACCAGCGAACAACATCATTGAACTTGCTGGTCCTGAACGTTTCCGCCTCGATGAATTAATACAACGATACTTAGCTTCTATCCAAGATCCACGAGAAGTGACAACTGACCCATATGCACGATACTTTGGAGCAAAATTGGATGAACTGACATTATTACCCACCGATAACGCGCGAATTTGCTCTACGCGTTTTGAACAATGGCTTGACCACGATGGTGATGTGCTGGACACGAAATCCTGATATCTGTATAGGGATAAAATAGCCGCTCAACAAATCGTGCAGTGGATTGGCGGGATTCTGCGCGATTTACATGCATTTTCTGGCTTCAGATTTTTCCTGCTCCCACCTGTGCCTGCGGCAAGGTGCAGGCAAGCCTTGTCCACACGCAGGTCCAGAATCTAGTTAATTTCCTTCTTGACGATATAGAACGTAAGTTCTATACTTTCATAAAGGAGAATACTCATGACAAAAACGATTGTTTCATCTAAAAGCAAATCCATGCAAAACGCCACTTCGGTAAAAGAGTTTGTTGCTTCACTTGATGAGCAAACCCTAAAAGATAGCAAAGCGTTAATTGAAATTATGCAGAAAATCAGTGGGAGTAAGCCCAAGTTGTGGAATGTCGGCACAATCGGATTTGACACATACCATTACAGATACGACAGCGGGCGTGAAGGTGACAATTTTATTATTGGCTTTTATCCAAGAAAAGGTAGGATAACCGTCTACCTGATGGACGGCACAGCGCGCTACTCCGGATTGCTGGCTAAGTTAGGTAAGCACACTACTACTGGGTACTGTGTTTATATCAAGCAACTTGGCGATGTGGAACTGCCAATCCTTGAGAAAATCTTGAAAAAGTCATATGAGAATATAAAATCGCAGGATGGGCATATCAACCGAATATTATGGAAGGCTGAAGAATAGGTATTTTCGCCTTACTTTATATGCGTTCTCAGTGAACGCGCCTAACAAAGCATGTACCCCGTCTCCACTCCGCGGGGCGAACGGACTCTGCGATGCTTCGCGAACGCAATATCCCTTCGTACCCATTCTGGGCATAAACGACACAAATCCGTTGGGCATTTGCCTTCTAAACTCAGTATACATATGATCGCAATCGGTTTTCTTGCAGACCATCTCGATACCATACCCACATTGACAAAATGGTTCCGTGACCAATGGCCGGATTATTATGCGAACTGGTCAGACGAAGAGATGATGCAGGACTTTCTTGAAGGTCTTTCCCGCAACAGTCTCCCCTCCCGGCTTGTTGCATTTGAGTCCAATGAGCTTGTTGGTACGATTATCCTACGGGAAAGCGGAACGGAAACATTGCAGGGCGCCAGCCTGAATTAGGCGGTTTATATGCCGTGGAGCCTTTTCGAGGTCGTGGCATTGGCACAGAATTGGTTCGAGCGGGCATGAAATTAGCTCGTGAGCAGGGATATGCAGCGGTCTCTGCAACAACCGTTTCAGCAGCGGGTATCCTGGAACGGCTAGGCTGGGAGTTTATCAAACCGGTCATTCATGAAGATGGAGAAGTTATATTGTATCAATGTAAACTATAAGCACAGCCTGCATTCCGTCTCCGCTGCGACTCTCACTTTATGTATAATATGGCTGGACGATCCAGTCCCATCAAATTGATCAAGGATAAAAAAAAGATGAAACACCAATCTGCGCTCGTATGGCTTCTCCCGCCGATTTTCATTCTTTCCCTGGTCGCTGCAGGCGCGGGTCTTTTCCATCAAAGCCCGGGCGAGGCGTTTTCATATACGAACCATCGTGAAGAGACGGTGACTATCAACGGACAGGGTTTGTATTACTACGACACTGTAAGTTCGGCTGCCCAAATGCAGGGGAACGATCTGGTAACGCTGGTGGTGGGCCTGCCGTTATTGGCGATCTCCGCCTTTTTTGCCTTTCGGGGCTCCCTGCGCGGGCAATTGCTCTTGACAGGCACTCTTGGCTTCCTTCTTTATACCTACATGTCAATGGCCACTTTGG
This portion of the Anaerolineales bacterium genome encodes:
- a CDS encoding SDR family oxidoreductase; protein product: MKIVVIGGSGLIGTKLVQKLHMRGHETIAASPSSGVNTITGAGLDKVLMDIEVVIDVTNSRSFGDTAIMNFFETSTRNLLTAEAAANVKHHVILSVAGANRMPDSGYMRAKVAQENLVRSSAKPFAILRATQFFEFLGVIANASTNQDMVRLPPAFVQPVAAVDVAEALADIAVSPPANNIIELAGPERFRLDELIQRYLASIQDPREVTTDPYARYFGAKLDELTLLPTDNARICSTRFEQWLDHDGDVLDTKS
- a CDS encoding DUF1801 domain-containing protein: MTKTIVSSKSKSMQNATSVKEFVASLDEQTLKDSKALIEIMQKISGSKPKLWNVGTIGFDTYHYRYDSGREGDNFIIGFYPRKGRITVYLMDGTARYSGLLAKLGKHTTTGYCVYIKQLGDVELPILEKILKKSYENIKSQDGHINRILWKAEE
- a CDS encoding GNAT family N-acetyltransferase, coding for MEPFRGRGIGTELVRAGMKLAREQGYAAVSATTVSAAGILERLGWEFIKPVIHEDGEVILYQCKL